Proteins encoded within one genomic window of Coprococcus phoceensis:
- a CDS encoding GNAT family N-acetyltransferase: protein MKIREVNENKKQFIALLLLADEQENMIDHYLEKGTMYVLEDGNVKAECVVTDEDNGILEIKNIAVDPQNQGQGYGKALIDFLSSKYADEYSILQVGTGDSPLTVPFYEKCGFVRSHNIPNFFTDNYDHPIYECGVQLIDMVYLQRCL, encoded by the coding sequence ATGAAAATCCGAGAAGTGAATGAGAATAAAAAGCAATTTATAGCATTATTGTTATTAGCTGATGAGCAGGAAAATATGATTGATCACTATCTTGAAAAAGGTACTATGTATGTACTTGAAGATGGTAATGTAAAAGCTGAATGTGTCGTTACTGATGAAGATAATGGAATACTTGAAATTAAAAATATTGCAGTTGATCCTCAGAATCAAGGACAGGGCTATGGAAAAGCATTGATTGACTTCCTTTCAAGTAAATATGCAGATGAATATTCTATTTTGCAGGTTGGAACAGGTGATAGCCCGTTGACCGTACCGTTTTATGAAAAATGCGGATTTGTCCGATCTCACAATATTCCGAATTTCTTTACGGACAATTATGACCACCCAATTTATGAGTGTGGTGTACAGTTAATAGATATGGTATATTTGCAAAGATGTTTATAA
- a CDS encoding Crp/Fnr family transcriptional regulator: MKKLDDYQKYLPILSKAKLFEGIPLEHYPQIFNFLQASILSFEKDELIQHLGEPLLYSGIVLDGTVEGSFINENYSKINMNHFERGRSFAEALACVQTPYSPIQLKALTNCTIMLINLKGIISGSSCPCSYQLNLTTNMLKILASQNVFSNLKLRIANQKSLRDRILIYLHSLAPDSEGYLHVPFTQTALAEFLGVNRSALSRELGRMQDENLIEVSDKKMKLLL, from the coding sequence ATGAAGAAACTAGATGATTATCAGAAGTATCTTCCGATACTATCGAAAGCAAAGCTATTTGAAGGAATTCCTCTTGAACACTATCCGCAAATTTTCAACTTCCTCCAGGCCTCAATTCTCTCTTTTGAAAAAGACGAATTAATTCAACACCTAGGAGAACCTTTGTTATATTCCGGAATTGTGCTTGATGGAACAGTTGAAGGATCATTTATCAATGAAAACTACAGCAAAATCAATATGAATCATTTTGAACGTGGTCGATCATTTGCAGAAGCCCTGGCATGCGTGCAAACACCATACAGTCCAATACAGCTAAAAGCATTGACTAACTGCACCATTATGTTAATTAATCTTAAAGGTATTATAAGCGGTTCTTCCTGTCCATGCTCTTACCAACTGAATTTAACCACTAACATGCTCAAAATACTTGCCTCACAAAATGTTTTTTCAAATCTAAAACTAAGAATTGCAAATCAGAAATCTTTAAGAGATCGAATTCTAATCTATTTGCATAGTTTAGCGCCAGACTCAGAAGGGTATCTCCATGTTCCCTTTACACAGACAGCACTTGCAGAATTCTTAGGTGTAAACCGAAGTGCACTGTCCAGAGAACTTGGTCGTATGCAAGATGAAAATCTTATAGAAGTTAGCGATAAAAAAATGAAACTTTTACTATAG
- a CDS encoding DUF438 domain-containing protein, with protein MAKKLDLNKPVFELVQEYPELVDVLKDLGFSEITKPAMLNSVGRITTIPKGAKMRNISMMKVVPALMSNGFELIGKMPNIFALGKNNAGDETSSEDGAFQENTREKIKSYLKRLGEGEDLESVRKDFVENFSEVEASEIMKAEQELIKEGTPITEVQKLCDVHSALFHGATKEEKIANAEKAVEESLKKEETSKKLMPDAYNQKHAAAKTLRETVGHPMYRWALENEKIAALIHEIQGDIESGNDVGEKLSELRQISIHYAEKGDLVYPVLKVRYEISGPSDVMWTVDDEIRDELAALDKISDYDEEWMNRLQTVLKRADEMIYKENNILYPICAVNFSREEWYGIYEDAKDYAPVFGVEMIWDEAEKYSADKKARTEAALSDGEIILSGGHMTVPQLEALLNTLPIEITFVDDNNINRFFNEGPKVFKRPQMAIDREVFSCHPPKIEPMVRAILDDFRNNKRDRVPVWMEKNGKPFLVTYMAVRDKKGNYLGTVEVVQDMQFAKEHFEQ; from the coding sequence ATGGCAAAGAAATTAGACTTAAACAAACCAGTATTTGAATTGGTTCAGGAATATCCTGAGCTTGTAGATGTTTTAAAGGATTTAGGATTTTCAGAGATTACAAAGCCTGCAATGCTTAACTCTGTGGGACGCATCACAACAATTCCAAAGGGAGCTAAGATGAGAAACATATCCATGATGAAGGTTGTGCCGGCACTTATGAGTAATGGGTTTGAACTTATTGGGAAGATGCCAAATATCTTTGCACTTGGAAAGAATAATGCAGGAGACGAGACCAGCAGTGAAGATGGGGCTTTTCAGGAAAATACAAGAGAAAAGATAAAGAGCTATTTAAAGCGACTTGGAGAAGGCGAAGACTTAGAGAGTGTGCGCAAAGACTTCGTAGAGAATTTTTCAGAGGTAGAGGCATCTGAAATTATGAAAGCTGAGCAGGAGCTAATTAAGGAAGGCACACCAATCACAGAAGTGCAGAAATTGTGCGATGTTCACAGTGCTTTATTTCACGGTGCAACAAAGGAAGAAAAGATTGCAAATGCGGAAAAAGCAGTAGAAGAGTCACTTAAGAAAGAGGAGACATCTAAGAAACTGATGCCGGATGCATACAATCAGAAGCATGCTGCAGCAAAGACTCTTAGAGAAACTGTTGGACATCCGATGTATCGATGGGCTCTTGAAAACGAGAAGATAGCCGCATTGATTCATGAAATTCAAGGAGATATTGAGTCTGGGAATGATGTAGGAGAGAAGCTATCTGAGCTTCGACAGATTTCTATTCATTATGCAGAAAAAGGAGATCTTGTCTATCCGGTATTAAAGGTACGCTATGAGATCTCAGGACCTTCGGATGTGATGTGGACAGTGGATGATGAAATTCGTGATGAGCTAGCTGCACTTGATAAAATATCAGATTATGATGAAGAATGGATGAACCGACTTCAGACAGTTCTCAAACGAGCAGATGAGATGATCTATAAAGAAAATAATATTTTATACCCTATCTGCGCAGTGAATTTCAGCAGGGAAGAGTGGTATGGCATTTACGAGGATGCTAAGGACTATGCACCTGTGTTTGGAGTAGAAATGATCTGGGATGAGGCAGAAAAATATAGTGCTGATAAAAAAGCAAGAACAGAGGCGGCTCTAAGCGATGGAGAAATCATATTAAGTGGTGGTCATATGACAGTTCCACAGCTGGAAGCACTTCTCAATACATTGCCTATCGAGATTACATTTGTGGATGATAATAATATCAATCGCTTCTTCAACGAAGGACCAAAGGTGTTCAAACGCCCTCAGATGGCGATTGACAGGGAAGTATTTTCTTGCCATCCACCTAAGATAGAACCGATGGTGCGAGCAATTTTAGATGATTTTAGAAATAATAAGCGTGACAGAGTTCCAGTTTGGATGGAGAAGAATGGAAAACCATTCCTTGTAACATATATGGCAGTAAGAGATAAGAAAGGCAATTATCTTGGAACGGTTGAAGTAGTACAGGATATGCAGTTTGCAAAAGAGCATTTTGAACAATAA
- a CDS encoding class I SAM-dependent methyltransferase, translated as MQYSKEESKAIWNQNAEFWDCAMGDESNDFHREVVRPKVTELLNPDPTDYILDIACGNGNYSAYLAEKAVSVLAFDYSEKMVELAKKRQKRYADHIEFCVADATNETSLMALKRNKPFTKAVSNMAVMDITDIKPLFTSVYKLLEDNGVFVFATQHPCFVTLTEKYMTPHSYYDIAIEGQPQKQCYYHRSLQDIFNLCFDTGFVIDGFYEECYFNKEIPDIIIVRAIKIER; from the coding sequence ATGCAGTATTCAAAGGAAGAAAGTAAAGCAATCTGGAATCAAAACGCTGAATTTTGGGATTGTGCAATGGGGGATGAATCAAATGATTTTCACAGAGAAGTTGTCCGCCCCAAAGTAACAGAGCTTCTAAATCCTGATCCAACAGACTATATTTTAGATATTGCCTGTGGAAATGGAAATTATTCTGCATATCTTGCAGAAAAAGCTGTCTCTGTTTTGGCTTTTGATTATAGTGAGAAAATGGTGGAACTGGCAAAAAAGCGCCAAAAACGGTATGCTGATCACATTGAGTTTTGTGTAGCAGACGCCACGAATGAAACAAGTCTGATGGCATTAAAAAGAAATAAGCCGTTTACAAAAGCAGTCTCCAATATGGCGGTCATGGATATTACCGATATTAAGCCGCTTTTTACCTCTGTTTATAAATTGCTTGAGGATAACGGAGTATTTGTATTTGCGACACAGCACCCCTGTTTTGTAACGCTTACAGAAAAATATATGACGCCGCATAGCTATTACGATATTGCGATTGAAGGACAGCCTCAAAAACAATGTTATTATCATCGTTCTTTACAGGATATTTTTAATCTGTGTTTTGATACCGGATTTGTCATAGACGGATTTTACGAAGAATGCTATTTTAATAAAGAAATCCCGGATATTATCATTGTCAGAGCCATAAAAATTGAGAGGTAG
- a CDS encoding GNAT family N-acetyltransferase yields MIIRQERPEDYDTVYHVVKEAFENAEYTDGNEQNLVAALRKSKSFIPELSLVAVEDEKIVGIFFLQKQLFKGLRFLRLPLFLYYPIIRTGESDYL; encoded by the coding sequence TTGATTATAAGACAAGAAAGACCAGAAGATTATGATACGGTATATCATGTTGTAAAAGAAGCATTTGAAAATGCTGAATATACAGATGGAAATGAACAGAACTTAGTTGCTGCGTTAAGAAAAAGCAAATCGTTTATTCCGGAACTTTCTCTTGTTGCTGTCGAGGACGAAAAAATTGTAGGCATATTCTTTTTACAAAAGCAGTTGTTCAAGGGGTTGAGGTTCTTGCGCTTGCCCCTCTTTCTGTATTACCCGATTATCA
- a CDS encoding cupin domain-containing protein yields MALDGEAVIGYEGQEQVIHAGETFKFDKFGKHSVSATKQFKMALLLVLE; encoded by the coding sequence ATGGCACTTGATGGAGAGGCTGTGATTGGATATGAGGGACAGGAGCAGGTGATCCACGCAGGAGAAACTTTTAAGTTTGATAAGTTTGGAAAGCACTCAGTAAGTGCAACAAAGCAGTTCAAAATGGCACTGTTATTGGTTCTTGAGTAA